In Paenibacillus algicola, a genomic segment contains:
- the speD gene encoding adenosylmethionine decarboxylase, with protein MKPVSDERITLHGFNNLTKSLSFNMYDICYTKTKEEREAYIEYIDEQYNADRLTKILTHVSDIIGAHVLNVAKQDYVPQGASVTVLVSEGPIVEVPNESYEESPGPLPDNVVLQLDKSHITVHTYPEYHPHEGISTFRADIDVSTCGEISPLKALNYLIHSFDTDIMTIDYRIRGFTRDINGQKLFIDHDISSIQNYIPDEAQELYDMIDVNVYQENIFHTKCKLKQFDLDNYLFGYTKDKLSRKEQEAITERLKLEMDEIYYAKNIERS; from the coding sequence ATGAAACCTGTTTCCGATGAACGTATTACACTGCACGGGTTTAACAACCTGACGAAATCACTGAGCTTTAACATGTACGATATTTGCTATACGAAGACGAAAGAAGAACGCGAGGCATACATTGAATATATTGACGAGCAGTACAATGCCGACCGCTTGACCAAAATCCTGACTCACGTCTCTGATATTATCGGCGCTCATGTGCTGAATGTCGCCAAGCAGGATTATGTGCCGCAGGGTGCGAGCGTAACGGTCCTCGTGTCCGAGGGTCCGATTGTAGAGGTGCCGAACGAATCCTATGAGGAATCACCGGGACCGCTGCCCGACAATGTCGTTCTCCAGCTGGACAAAAGCCATATTACGGTGCATACCTACCCGGAGTACCATCCGCATGAAGGAATCAGCACGTTTCGGGCAGATATCGACGTGTCCACTTGTGGAGAAATATCTCCGCTAAAAGCACTGAACTATTTGATTCATTCCTTTGACACGGACATCATGACCATTGATTACCGAATTCGAGGCTTTACGCGCGATATTAACGGCCAGAAGCTGTTCATCGACCATGATATCAGCTCCATCCAGAATTACATTCCCGATGAGGCCCAGGAATTATACGATATGATTGACGTCAATGTGTATCAGGAAAATATTTTCCATACCAAATGCAAGCTGAAGCAGTTTGATCTGGACAACTATTTGTTCGGCTACACGAAGGACAAGCTCTCCCGCAAGGAGCAGGAAGCCATTACCGAGCGGCTGAAGCTGGAGATGGATGAAATCTACTACGCCAAAAATATCGAGCGTTCCTGA
- the recQ gene encoding DNA helicase RecQ has translation MHKQSIDFHTAKEYLQKYYGYPDFREGQKKIVASLLEGSDTLGIMPTGGGKSICYQIPALIYQGLTLVVSPLISLMKDQVDALQSAGIAAAYINSTLSGREVNDRIRAAKARELKLLYVAPERLELDWFREEMGGLDISCVAVDEAHCVSQWGHDFRTSYLSVAPFVRGLPRRPIVAAFTATATPEVMEDIQRLLQLQTPQVFVTGLGRDNLHMSVLRGESKKEFVLDYAASHAHESGIVYAATRKEVDDLCQRLQLKGLAAGRYHAGMSDDERASSQEAFLYDDIRVIVATNAFGMGIDKSNVRYVIHYNMPKNMESYIQEAGRAGRDGEPSQCILLFSAQDIMTQKFLIEQNPQDGERKHNEYRKLQQMIDYCYTTRCLRSAMLDYFGEEHGDERCGTCSSCTDDRELVDITVDAQKIFSCIHRMRERFGVSMIASVLKGSRAKKLLEYGFDRLPTYGVMNGRTEKEIAESINVLISEGYLALSEGQYPVVRLQSLAAEVLRGQREVTQRVPRPSKAVSQRRSARDTSPSAVNETVFEQLRLIRRELASREHVPSYIIFNDATLREMSVICPQTEQDMLQVKGVGEVKYRKYGLPFLQFFQSQGADGGSDEY, from the coding sequence ATCCATAAACAATCTATTGATTTTCATACAGCGAAGGAGTATCTGCAGAAATATTACGGGTATCCTGATTTTCGTGAAGGCCAGAAGAAGATTGTCGCCAGCCTGCTGGAAGGCAGTGACACGCTCGGCATTATGCCGACCGGAGGCGGCAAGTCCATCTGCTATCAGATTCCGGCGCTTATTTATCAGGGCCTGACTCTCGTGGTATCGCCGCTCATTTCCCTGATGAAGGATCAGGTGGATGCGCTGCAAAGCGCCGGCATTGCTGCAGCATATATCAATAGCACATTGAGCGGCCGTGAGGTTAACGACCGGATCCGTGCAGCCAAGGCAAGAGAGCTGAAGCTGCTCTATGTAGCTCCGGAGCGTCTGGAGCTGGACTGGTTCCGCGAGGAAATGGGGGGCCTGGACATCTCCTGTGTAGCGGTGGACGAAGCTCACTGTGTATCTCAATGGGGCCATGATTTCCGGACAAGCTATTTGTCTGTGGCACCGTTCGTGCGGGGACTGCCAAGACGTCCCATTGTCGCCGCATTTACCGCGACCGCAACACCGGAGGTCATGGAGGACATTCAGCGACTGCTGCAGCTTCAGACTCCGCAGGTATTCGTTACCGGACTTGGTCGGGACAACCTGCATATGTCCGTTCTCCGCGGTGAGAGCAAGAAGGAGTTCGTGCTGGATTATGCGGCCTCGCATGCTCATGAGTCGGGCATTGTATATGCCGCAACCCGCAAAGAGGTCGATGATCTATGTCAGCGGCTTCAGCTGAAAGGCTTGGCCGCAGGACGGTATCATGCAGGGATGAGCGATGACGAGCGGGCGTCGAGCCAGGAAGCGTTTCTGTATGACGACATTCGCGTGATTGTCGCTACGAATGCATTCGGCATGGGGATTGATAAATCTAACGTCCGCTATGTCATTCACTACAATATGCCCAAGAACATGGAGTCCTACATTCAAGAGGCAGGCCGCGCGGGCCGGGACGGAGAGCCGAGCCAGTGCATCCTGCTGTTTAGCGCCCAGGACATTATGACCCAAAAATTTCTGATCGAGCAGAATCCCCAGGATGGGGAGCGCAAGCATAATGAATACCGCAAGCTGCAGCAGATGATCGATTATTGCTACACGACCCGCTGCCTGCGCAGCGCGATGCTGGATTACTTCGGAGAAGAGCACGGCGACGAGCGCTGCGGCACATGCAGCTCCTGCACGGATGATCGCGAGCTTGTTGATATTACGGTGGATGCGCAGAAGATTTTTTCTTGTATCCACAGAATGCGCGAGCGCTTCGGGGTGTCGATGATTGCCTCCGTGCTGAAGGGCTCCCGTGCCAAAAAGCTGCTGGAGTACGGCTTTGACCGCCTGCCTACCTACGGCGTTATGAATGGCCGGACAGAGAAGGAGATTGCCGAAAGTATCAATGTACTGATCTCGGAAGGCTATCTGGCCCTCTCGGAAGGCCAGTATCCGGTCGTGAGGCTGCAGAGCCTTGCCGCTGAGGTGCTGCGCGGACAGCGCGAGGTTACGCAGCGGGTGCCGCGGCCATCCAAGGCCGTCTCCCAGCGCCGGAGCGCGAGGGATACCTCTCCGTCTGCTGTGAACGAGACGGTGTTCGAGCAGCTGCGCCTGATCCGGCGGGAGCTGGCGAGTCGGGAGCATGTTCCCTCTTATATTATTTTTAATGATGCCACGCTGCGCGAGATGAGCGTGATTTGTCCCCAGACGGAGCAGGATATGCTCCAGGTCAAAGGGGTCGGAGAAGTGAAATACCGGAAATACGGCCTGCCATTCCTGCAGTTTTTTCAAAGCCAAGGGGCAGACGGCGGTTCGGATGAATACTAA
- a CDS encoding AEC family transporter, with amino-acid sequence MLTSFLTTLYHVFLPISLPVVAGALLRYYKGLATKPLSAVSLYIMSPALIFDTLLHAEITTSDVAVTAVFCVANVVVLWLLCSLLGKLLKLSQPEQAGLALTTLFTNSVNYGLPLVLLAFGQLGLDKASVYVIIQIIIVNTFGVFVAARSHFSAAKAFQSVFTLPSIYAAVCAVLLRMSGTVLPEALDTGVSMLSAAYAPLALVILGAQMMGVKEGKETALVTPAGFWSGMAMRMIIGPLTAWGLLVLLPVDRTLFAVLLILSSMPAAVNAVILAEQYDAAPKLVSRCILWTTLSSFILLPVLIGVMG; translated from the coding sequence ATGCTGACATCATTCTTAACTACGCTATATCATGTGTTTCTTCCGATCTCCCTGCCGGTGGTGGCAGGGGCTTTACTGAGATATTACAAGGGCTTGGCGACCAAGCCCTTGTCTGCAGTGTCGCTTTATATCATGAGTCCAGCACTGATCTTTGACACCCTGCTGCATGCCGAGATCACGACATCGGATGTGGCAGTGACGGCCGTCTTCTGCGTCGCCAATGTGGTGGTGCTATGGCTGCTCTGCTCCCTGCTCGGAAAGCTGCTGAAGCTGTCCCAGCCGGAGCAGGCAGGCCTTGCGCTGACGACCCTGTTCACGAACAGTGTCAATTACGGACTGCCCCTCGTGCTGCTGGCCTTCGGTCAGCTGGGACTGGATAAGGCCTCGGTTTATGTTATTATCCAGATTATTATTGTGAACACCTTTGGGGTATTTGTCGCCGCACGTTCCCATTTCTCCGCAGCGAAGGCGTTTCAATCGGTCTTCACGCTTCCTTCGATTTATGCAGCGGTGTGTGCGGTGCTGCTCCGGATGAGCGGAACCGTGCTGCCGGAGGCGCTGGATACCGGGGTGTCTATGCTGTCTGCGGCCTATGCGCCGTTAGCTTTGGTCATTCTGGGTGCACAGATGATGGGGGTAAAAGAAGGCAAGGAAACAGCCCTTGTCACACCCGCCGGGTTCTGGTCCGGCATGGCAATGCGGATGATCATTGGTCCGTTAACTGCCTGGGGGCTCCTGGTTCTGCTGCCGGTGGACCGTACGCTGTTTGCCGTGCTGCTCATCCTCTCTTCCATGCCTGCGGCTGTAAACGCGGTAATTCTGGCGGAGCAGTATGACGCGGCCCCGAAGCTCGTATCGCGGTGCATCCTGTGGACGACGCTGTCCTCCTTTATCCTGCTGCCCGTGCTGATTGGCGTCATGGGGTAG
- a CDS encoding DUF2207 domain-containing protein, whose amino-acid sequence MMISRRIYRYMLSAALLLLALFTTACDHERSYSMEQSDVYAYVMPDGDLYVEEIHTYRFNGPYNRVTRHLAVEERSQVEFFEAYELESHERSSLPLDELPLLDSGYDEESGFFYASSPSEDETRHYFYRYRISQVVKRTKQAADLDWSFFEQNDQELKQVNIDVFLPDRFTGVDVHTFIKDRTRGGVMQKNPHSGAFVRVHYDTLSEIGNARLRVLFPQEVVVDAPFAKQSLSLRATLAAEQEQMKRRIEREQRFEGLRWVLLGLGAAVWGGVVLLWLAPQKVAARRAAQRKDLSLVWTLDPKQVAYIYRRGRLQERDFISGLFSLHQRGLLHISEVQASPRLASDPYAPKVMLQFELIPDLPALSEEDVLLIDWLFTEQEGRRIFYLESITGPTSTEKHSRNELANKRYAALWKLTQRKVMEWSSQLASMEAYHRFAAPSSMYRVALIAAVAVHFTIVILMKYFDAAPYSSLLWTTLVLGGAGLWALRSPQPKWVMLLFLGLSMLGGYQVMYGGLAAYHAMVVLGTAAGLLSMPKKSLSKQGLEMYYLLLRWKAQLDAEAGPLQEEGPNRKFVWEMAVLLDAGGWLRKQAELDQQLAGTHRDLDEHAALSACLYTQSHLMPLTASSAATGAHSTHAASSSDGGSAGTGAD is encoded by the coding sequence ATGATGATAAGCCGGCGGATATACCGGTATATGCTCAGTGCAGCGCTGCTGCTCCTGGCTTTGTTCACCACAGCTTGTGATCACGAGCGGTCGTATTCCATGGAGCAAAGCGACGTTTATGCTTACGTGATGCCGGACGGGGATTTGTATGTGGAGGAAATACACACCTATCGTTTTAACGGTCCTTACAACAGGGTTACCCGCCATTTAGCGGTGGAGGAGCGCAGTCAGGTCGAGTTTTTTGAGGCGTATGAGCTGGAGTCGCATGAAAGAAGCTCGCTACCCTTGGATGAGCTGCCCCTTCTTGACTCAGGGTATGATGAGGAGAGTGGCTTCTTCTACGCGTCCAGCCCGTCCGAAGACGAAACCAGGCATTACTTTTACCGTTATCGGATCAGTCAGGTGGTGAAACGTACCAAGCAGGCTGCAGACCTCGATTGGAGCTTTTTTGAGCAGAATGACCAGGAGCTGAAACAGGTCAATATTGATGTTTTTTTGCCGGACCGGTTTACGGGGGTGGATGTACACACCTTCATCAAGGACCGAACCAGGGGCGGAGTCATGCAAAAAAACCCCCATTCCGGAGCCTTTGTAAGAGTACACTATGACACCTTGTCGGAAATCGGCAATGCGCGGCTGCGGGTGCTGTTTCCGCAGGAGGTGGTAGTTGATGCGCCTTTTGCCAAGCAGAGCCTGTCTCTCCGTGCTACGCTGGCGGCCGAGCAGGAGCAGATGAAACGAAGAATCGAGCGGGAACAGCGCTTCGAAGGACTGCGGTGGGTGCTGCTGGGATTGGGCGCTGCGGTCTGGGGGGGCGTTGTGCTGCTGTGGCTGGCGCCGCAGAAGGTGGCGGCCCGAAGAGCAGCGCAGCGGAAGGACCTGTCACTGGTGTGGACCCTGGATCCCAAGCAGGTAGCCTATATTTACCGCAGGGGCCGGCTGCAGGAACGGGATTTCATCTCCGGCCTGTTCTCACTGCACCAGCGCGGCCTGCTTCACATTTCGGAGGTCCAGGCCTCGCCAAGGCTGGCAAGCGATCCTTATGCACCGAAGGTCATGCTGCAATTCGAGCTGATCCCGGACTTGCCGGCGCTCAGTGAAGAAGATGTGCTCCTGATTGACTGGCTGTTTACAGAGCAGGAAGGGCGGAGAATATTTTATCTTGAGTCCATCACGGGCCCGACTTCCACAGAGAAGCACAGCCGCAATGAGCTGGCAAACAAGCGTTATGCTGCTTTATGGAAGCTTACTCAGCGCAAGGTGATGGAATGGAGCAGCCAGCTTGCCTCCATGGAGGCATACCACCGGTTCGCAGCCCCATCGAGCATGTACAGGGTGGCGCTCATCGCTGCGGTCGCGGTGCACTTCACAATCGTAATTCTGATGAAGTATTTCGATGCGGCTCCATATTCTTCACTGCTGTGGACTACCTTAGTGCTTGGCGGTGCAGGGCTATGGGCTCTGCGTTCGCCACAGCCGAAATGGGTCATGCTGCTCTTTCTGGGATTGAGCATGCTCGGCGGCTATCAGGTTATGTATGGCGGACTGGCTGCGTATCATGCTATGGTGGTGCTGGGCACCGCCGCGGGGCTGCTCAGTATGCCAAAGAAAAGCTTAAGCAAGCAGGGACTGGAGATGTATTATCTCCTGCTTCGCTGGAAGGCGCAGCTGGATGCAGAGGCAGGGCCGCTTCAGGAAGAAGGGCCTAACCGGAAATTTGTATGGGAAATGGCTGTGCTGCTTGATGCCGGAGGGTGGCTTAGGAAGCAGGCCGAGCTTGATCAGCAGCTTGCAGGCACCCACCGGGACTTGGATGAGCATGCTGCCTTGTCAGCATGTCTGTATACACAGAGCCATCTGATGCCTCTAACGGCCTCTTCAGCAGCTACGGGAGCTCATAGCACTCATGCAGCCAGCAGCTCTGATGGCGGAAGCGCGGGAACAGGAGCGGATTAA
- a CDS encoding B12-binding domain-containing radical SAM protein, with translation MKVILSTLNAKYIHTSLAIRCLKAYSEHDFDIELAEYTIKDPVMNIVSDLFQRRPAVVGFSCYIWNIEETIKVIDILKKVMPEVTIVLGGPEVSYDTGYWMERLVNVDFIVMGEGEETLHHLLKTIEGDQKYHFVYGIAYRKGSETVINPPRPKAELKDLPSPHRFQEDIPHLANRVVYFETSRGCPFNCQFCLSSIEVGVRYYDIERTKADILYLIDQGAKLIKFVDRTFNIKRDYALDMFAFLIENHQGCVFQFEITADIMRPEVLDYLAEHAPPGIFRFEIGVQSTNDPTNELVKRRQNFSKLTRTVTKIKESGKIDQHLDLIAGLPLEDYDTFRKTFNDVFALGPEELQLGFLKMLRGTGLRIDAAKYNYTYMDHAPYEMLSSDVMPFTDIVRLKRLEDVLEKYWNAHRMDHTLNYLMTHSFPSPFDFFQAFGDYWEGQGWQKIGHQLEDLFTRLNAFLLERGTPQMDVIQGLMKLDYFLGHKYKPRKIWWDFTQNKDEWTSLVKKAVERAQDFTDDFAQLGIGERELQKHAMIEVLPFDLEEVVAKRGLAEAEVLDAAGGSGNAASAAFSRDHSSQATLLVVLYQQHTPDGKPRYFTAKLEG, from the coding sequence ATGAAAGTCATCCTGTCTACATTAAACGCAAAATACATCCATACCTCCCTGGCGATTCGCTGCCTGAAGGCGTACAGCGAGCATGACTTTGACATTGAGCTAGCAGAGTATACGATCAAGGATCCGGTGATGAATATCGTCTCCGATCTGTTTCAGCGCCGGCCGGCGGTGGTGGGCTTCTCCTGCTATATCTGGAATATTGAAGAGACGATCAAGGTTATTGATATTCTCAAAAAAGTAATGCCGGAGGTGACCATCGTCCTCGGCGGTCCGGAGGTGTCCTACGATACCGGGTATTGGATGGAGCGGCTCGTCAACGTTGATTTTATCGTCATGGGCGAAGGGGAAGAGACGCTGCACCATCTGCTGAAGACGATCGAGGGAGATCAGAAGTATCATTTCGTGTACGGGATTGCATACCGCAAGGGGAGTGAGACGGTCATCAATCCTCCGCGCCCGAAGGCGGAGCTCAAGGATTTACCCTCGCCGCACCGGTTTCAAGAGGATATTCCGCATCTGGCAAACCGTGTCGTCTATTTCGAGACAAGCCGGGGCTGTCCCTTTAACTGCCAGTTCTGCCTGTCCAGTATTGAGGTGGGCGTGCGCTACTATGATATTGAGCGGACCAAGGCGGACATTCTGTATCTGATTGACCAAGGGGCCAAGCTCATCAAATTTGTGGATCGGACCTTTAACATCAAGCGGGACTATGCACTGGATATGTTCGCGTTTCTGATTGAGAATCATCAGGGCTGTGTGTTTCAATTTGAGATTACTGCTGATATTATGCGGCCGGAGGTGCTGGATTATTTGGCCGAGCATGCACCGCCGGGAATCTTCCGCTTCGAGATCGGGGTACAGTCCACGAATGACCCGACGAATGAGCTGGTGAAGCGCAGACAGAATTTCTCCAAGCTGACCCGCACGGTAACCAAAATCAAAGAAAGCGGCAAGATTGACCAGCATCTGGATCTCATTGCCGGCCTGCCGCTGGAGGATTACGATACGTTCCGCAAAACGTTTAATGACGTATTCGCATTGGGGCCGGAGGAGCTGCAGCTCGGCTTCCTGAAAATGCTTCGCGGTACAGGGCTGCGAATTGATGCAGCCAAATACAATTACACGTACATGGACCATGCGCCGTATGAGATGCTGAGCAGCGATGTGATGCCCTTCACCGATATTGTCCGTCTGAAGCGGCTGGAGGACGTGCTGGAGAAGTATTGGAATGCCCACCGGATGGACCATACCTTAAACTATCTAATGACCCACAGCTTTCCGTCCCCCTTCGACTTCTTCCAGGCCTTTGGAGACTACTGGGAGGGGCAGGGCTGGCAGAAGATCGGTCATCAGCTGGAGGATCTGTTCACTCGGCTGAACGCCTTCCTGCTGGAGCGGGGCACGCCGCAAATGGATGTCATTCAGGGACTGATGAAGCTCGATTATTTCCTGGGTCATAAATATAAGCCGCGCAAAATCTGGTGGGACTTCACGCAGAATAAAGACGAGTGGACTTCACTGGTCAAAAAGGCTGTCGAGCGGGCTCAGGACTTTACTGACGACTTCGCACAATTAGGCATTGGAGAGCGGGAGCTGCAGAAGCATGCGATGATCGAGGTGCTGCCTTTCGACCTGGAAGAAGTGGTGGCGAAGCGCGGCCTGGCAGAAGCAGAAGTGCTGGATGCAGCAGGCGGGTCAGGGAATGCTGCTTCCGCGGCCTTCAGCAGGGATCATTCTTCTCAGGCCACGCTGCTGGTTGTGCTGTATCAGCAGCACACGCCGGACGGGAAGCCCCGGTATTTTACCGCCAAGCTGGAAGGGTAA
- a CDS encoding class I SAM-dependent methyltransferase has translation MGFLSVLSFAHKLVTERLSAGGIAVDGTAGTGADTLFLAEKAGSRGKVYALDIQEQALQLTRERLERAASKKLAEVELVLGSHHAMLELLPPSCRGKVSAIMFNLGYLPAEGADKALITSPSSTLPALEAGLELLAPGGIMTIVLYPGHEGGREEAAAVESWCAGIPQLTAQCILYRGLQRDDAPYLIALERKKPL, from the coding sequence ATGGGATTTCTATCTGTGCTGAGCTTTGCGCACAAGCTGGTAACCGAGCGCCTCTCTGCCGGGGGAATCGCCGTGGACGGCACCGCCGGAACAGGCGCAGATACCCTTTTTCTTGCGGAGAAGGCTGGAAGCAGGGGCAAGGTCTATGCGCTGGATATCCAGGAGCAGGCGCTGCAATTAACCCGGGAACGCCTGGAGCGAGCGGCTTCAAAGAAACTTGCCGAGGTGGAGCTTGTGCTGGGCAGCCACCATGCCATGCTGGAGCTGCTGCCTCCCTCCTGCCGCGGCAAGGTGTCTGCGATCATGTTCAACCTGGGCTATTTGCCGGCAGAGGGGGCAGACAAGGCATTAATCACCTCACCTTCAAGCACACTGCCCGCACTGGAGGCGGGCCTTGAGCTGCTGGCGCCAGGCGGCATCATGACCATTGTCCTCTATCCCGGCCATGAAGGCGGCAGAGAGGAAGCTGCCGCTGTAGAATCCTGGTGCGCCGGCATTCCGCAGCTTACCGCGCAGTGTATTTTGTATCGCGGGCTGCAGCGGGATGATGCGCCTTATCTTATTGCACTGGAACGAAAAAAGCCGTTATGA
- a CDS encoding alpha/beta fold hydrolase: protein MQHESFTMLNDAGMDIFVQRWTPPAGVPVKAVLQIAHGMCETSDRYAELAAMLSSNGYAVYANDHRGHGRTAGQIDRLGDAGENGFNGMIADLLLLQGIIRKQYGELPLFMLGHSMGSFLVQKIMCTEGTAYDGYLLSGSNGPRGLLSFGQTLAALQLRLQGQMHRSLLLNTIVFGPYSKGLGPIRTAFDWLSRDEEEVRRYVEDPYCGQICSTRFFMEFFTLLREIHQPKLLKGLVKNRPIYIFSGEDDPVGMRGKGVRNLIQMYRERGVQQLEYRLYPGGRHEMLHETNRREVEGDVLHWLDSHVQCEEPLNPAPLM, encoded by the coding sequence ATGCAGCACGAAAGCTTCACCATGCTGAACGATGCCGGCATGGACATTTTCGTACAACGGTGGACCCCGCCGGCCGGAGTCCCTGTCAAGGCTGTGCTTCAAATTGCCCATGGTATGTGCGAGACCAGTGATCGTTATGCTGAACTCGCCGCTATGCTGAGCTCAAACGGCTATGCGGTGTATGCCAATGACCACCGCGGCCATGGCCGCACTGCGGGTCAGATCGATCGGTTAGGTGATGCCGGGGAGAACGGCTTCAACGGCATGATCGCCGATCTGCTGCTGCTGCAAGGCATCATTCGGAAGCAATATGGGGAGCTTCCGCTCTTTATGCTGGGACACAGCATGGGGTCCTTCCTTGTCCAAAAAATCATGTGTACCGAAGGGACTGCCTATGACGGCTACCTTCTATCAGGCTCGAACGGTCCCCGCGGTCTATTGTCATTCGGGCAGACCCTTGCCGCACTGCAATTACGGCTTCAGGGACAAATGCACCGCAGCCTGCTTCTGAACACGATCGTGTTCGGACCCTACAGCAAAGGCCTCGGCCCCATCCGAACCGCCTTTGACTGGCTCTCTCGGGATGAAGAAGAGGTACGTCGATATGTTGAGGACCCGTACTGCGGCCAGATCTGCTCCACCCGCTTCTTCATGGAGTTTTTCACACTGCTGCGTGAGATTCACCAGCCGAAGCTGCTGAAGGGGCTTGTGAAGAACAGGCCGATTTATATTTTCTCCGGGGAGGACGATCCCGTCGGGATGCGGGGCAAGGGAGTACGGAACCTGATCCAGATGTATCGGGAGCGCGGGGTACAGCAGCTGGAATACCGCTTGTATCCCGGCGGCAGGCATGAAATGCTGCATGAGACCAATCGGCGGGAGGTCGAGGGAGATGTGCTCCACTGGCTGGACAGCCATGTGCAGTGTGAAGAGCCTTTGAATCCCGCGCCTCTGATGTAA
- a CDS encoding type I phosphomannose isomerase catalytic subunit: protein MSKPYPLLFQPEFKERVWGGRALEQFGLNLPEGQIGEGWMIADHPNGTTTVANGELAGTGLDQIREQMGREWFGNKGFSEKNGRFPLLIKLLDCNDDLSVQVHPTDDYAGLPQGELGKTEMWYVLDAKPDAKIIYGLKEGVKREDLKTALENGSVMDSLQEVSVKAGDTFYIPAGTVHALCAGVVVAEIQQNSDTTYRIYDYNRPGLDGKPRELHVEDSLNVTAYEGSGATTMSTDQAVPGQWLQLAASPYFVVEKGIVEGEWSLGTTQDSFTILVTCEGEGTLTWEGGSQKFTSGQCFLLPANLGSYSLEGHAVVLRSYLP, encoded by the coding sequence ATGTCAAAACCGTATCCGCTATTATTTCAGCCCGAATTCAAGGAACGCGTCTGGGGCGGACGTGCCCTGGAGCAGTTCGGCCTTAACCTTCCGGAAGGACAAATCGGCGAAGGCTGGATGATCGCCGATCATCCAAACGGCACTACGACGGTTGCGAACGGCGAGCTCGCCGGAACCGGACTGGACCAGATCCGGGAACAAATGGGCCGGGAATGGTTCGGAAATAAAGGCTTCTCTGAGAAGAACGGCCGTTTCCCCCTGCTGATCAAGCTGCTGGACTGCAACGATGATTTGTCCGTCCAGGTACACCCTACAGATGATTATGCAGGATTGCCTCAAGGAGAGCTCGGCAAGACTGAAATGTGGTATGTGCTTGACGCCAAGCCCGATGCCAAGATCATTTACGGCTTGAAGGAAGGCGTGAAGCGCGAGGATTTAAAGACGGCTCTGGAGAACGGCTCCGTCATGGATTCTCTGCAGGAGGTCTCTGTTAAGGCGGGTGACACCTTCTACATCCCTGCCGGTACCGTTCATGCTCTTTGTGCGGGTGTTGTCGTTGCTGAAATTCAGCAAAACTCCGACACAACGTACCGGATTTATGATTATAACCGTCCAGGCCTCGATGGCAAGCCGCGGGAGCTGCATGTCGAGGATTCCCTGAATGTAACTGCTTATGAAGGCTCCGGTGCGACAACAATGAGCACAGACCAGGCAGTACCGGGCCAGTGGCTTCAGCTGGCTGCCTCTCCTTATTTTGTCGTGGAGAAGGGCATCGTGGAGGGAGAATGGAGTCTCGGCACTACCCAAGACAGCTTTACGATTCTCGTAACCTGTGAAGGGGAAGGCACCCTGACATGGGAAGGCGGCTCCCAGAAGTTCACTTCCGGCCAATGCTTCCTGCTTCCAGCGAATCTGGGATCCTACTCTCTTGAAGGCCATGCAGTGGTGCTCCGCTCCTACCTGCCTTAA